The nucleotide window TAAATGGGGTGGAGGTAGGTAATCGGCGGGTAATAGATATCATTCGGCAATGAACCATTTGGACCCTTCGCTAGTATTTCCGGATGCTTATCTATGAGCCACTGCGGTATTCCACCGTTCCTCCACTCACCGCATATGTAAGGCCCGGGCCTTATCAGGACGTAGAAGCCCATGTCCTCAGCTAGCTCGAGGAAACCAACCAAATCTCTTTGCGGGTGCGTTTCTCCAGTAAAGTCGAAGCTACCCTCTTGAGGCTCATGCCAGTTCCAAGCCACGTACGTGTCAACGGCGTTTAGGCCGTGCCTCTTCATCTTCTCCAACCTATCCTTCCAAGCATTCCTTGGAACCCTGAAGAACTGCAATGTTCCCCCATAAATCGGCAATTCTTCACCGTCTATAGTATAGAACTTCGAGCTATAAGAAACCTCCACGATTACCACCTCACAACCTTCTCAAGGAACCTCGGATTGTCGGGGTTGAGACCGCGCTTAACGGCCTTATAGTAGGAGAGTAACTGAACTACAGGCAGAACAAAAATCGGTTTGAGCAGGGAATCGCTCCTGGGCATTTCTATGAAATACTTTGCCCCTAGAGATTCCTTCCCAATCAGGAGAACCTTAGCCCCTTGTCCTTGAAGTTCCTTAATTAGCTTTTCATGCCACTCGTGCTCATAATCTACCATCAAAACGACGAGGGTTTCGGAGTCTATCACCGATTTAAAGCCGTGCCTGACTTCGAAGGTTTGACAAGCCTCGCTCCAAAAGAGGGCCATCTCCTTCATCTTCAGCATGCCTTCAAGGGCCACAGGATAGAGAATCCCAGACCCCAGGAAGAAGACCCTCTTGAAGTCGAAGTCCTCCACCATCCACTTCACGTAATCCTCGTTTGCTAGGGCTTCCTTCGATAACTCCACTACATCGGAGTGATCGTAAGGATCAAACCCATAGGAGTTCCTCAGGAGTTGAAGGTAGGCGAAATAAAATGCCTGGAACGAGTGAGTCATCACAACGCTCTCCTCCGGAGTATGAACTACCAATGAATAATCGGCGTTCCTAGATAGGGAGCTCTCGTAAGCTGTTATCCCAAGCGTCTTTGAATTCGCAACGTCGAGAACTTTCAAGACCTCGGTTGTTTCCCCAGACCTGGAGATAGCCACTATTAGCTCGTGATTTAGGAAATAGTAGTTCCTTGCGTTCAGGAATTCGGAGCTCGGTAGGGAAAATCCTTCTCCACCTAGGGCGTTCGTGGCCATTGCCAATAGCTGGGATAGGAAGTTCGAGGAGCCACAGCCAGTGTACGTTATTCTCCTGGGAAGGCTTATTTCATCTTTAACGGATTCAAAGGCTTCCTGGGCCTTAATTATACCTTCAGGGGCTTTCCTAATTTCAGATAAGGTAGCATGCATTTCAGCTCCCCCCATAGAGATGACACGCAACCCAGTGATTCTTCTCAACCTCAACTGGCTCGGGCCTAATCTTCCAGCACTTATCCTTAGCTAGAGAACACCTGGGAGCGAACTTGCACCCTTTAAGCTCCCACACTTTCCCCTCTTCGCGTTCGGGCTCTATTCCCTTGAACTCCCACTTGACGTTAAGGTCTGGAACGCTCTCAAGAAGCATCTTGGTGTAGGGGTGGAGGGGATTGTCAAAGACCTTCTCGGTGTCCCCCCATTCAACGATGCTACCCCTGTACATTATGATTATTTTGTCACTGATGTAGTAACCGAGGGCAAGGTCATGGGTTATGAATATAACGGAAGTTCCATGATTATCCCTGAATTCCCCCAAGAGGTTCAGGACATCTATCCTAGTTGAGGCATCGAGCATAGAAACGGCCTCATCAGCTATCAGTAAGGAGGGCTCGACGAGTAAGGCCCTAGCTATTAAAATTCTTTGCAGTTGGCCACCGCTCAGCTGGTGGGGGAACTTCCCCAGGATCTCCCTGGGATTCAAACCTACGCTCTCCAAAGCCCTCCTAACGAGCTCATCCTTTTCGACATCGGAAACGTTCTTCAAGAACGTTCTAAAGACAAGGTCAAAGACCCTATCAACCTTATAGAGGGGATTAAAAGAGGCGAAGGGATCTTGAAAAACAGCCTGAACGTTTTTATAGTAGTAGTTCATCAGCTTATCTTTATCGAAGCTCCAGATGTCCTCTCCCTTAAAGAGTATTTTTCCGCTTGTGGGTTTGATTAACCTAAGTATTAACTTGCCGATGGTTGTTTTTCCGCTTCCGCTTTCTCCTACTAGTGAAACTATCTCGCCTTCTTTTATGGAGAAGGTGACATTGTCCACGGCCCTAACTTGATAACCACCAATTAATCCAGATGTAAAAATTTTAGTCAGGTTTTGAACTTCTAAGAGCATTAGGATTCACCCCCCAACAAGTGGCATGCAGCATAATGCTCTTTTCCAACCTTGACCAGTTTAGGCTCAACCTCGGGACAATGCTCCATTGCAAAGGGACACCTAGTGTAAAACCTGCAACCCCTCGGTGGATTCAAGAGGCTAATCGGATACCCAGGAATTCCACTCAACCTCTCCCTCTTATAATGAACACCCATTCTAGGGAGAGAATTCAAGAGTAATTGCGTGTAAGGGTGAGCAGGATTCTCAAGCACTTCCTCCATTGGACCAATCTCCACAACCTTCCCAGCGTACATGACCATAACCCTATCAGCAATCTGCCTCAACAAGGCTAAATCATGAGTTACAAAGATTATCGACTTTACAATGCCCTCCTGCATAAAATGGTGTAATAATTCAATGACAACCCTTTGAGTAGTAACGTCTAAAGCTGATGTAATTTCATCGGCAATCAGTAAGTCAGGGTTTAATAGTGTTGAGACCACCATTGTAGCACGCTGCCTCATCCCACCACTCAACTCAACAGGATACATGTCCGCAACCCTAGGACTAAGCTTAACCATGCTCAACCTCTCCCTTAATAACTCCTCAACCTCCCTCCTGTCAGCGTAACCATGCTCCCTAGCCAAATCCCAAACAATATCCTTGATCCTCTTAGTAGGATTCAAAGCATTCATAGCGTACTGCGGGATTATAGAGAGTTCAGAATACTGGATTTTCCTTAATTCATCCCTGGGCAAGGACATTAAATCCCTACCCTTGAAGATTGCAGAACCTCCTTTATACTCCATTGGGGGTTTTCTAAGGATTAAAGAGTGGACTAGGGTTGACTTACCACAACCACTCTCCCCAGCAACACCAAAAACCTCACCCTCCCCAACCTCAAAACTAACACCATCAACAGCCCTAACATAACCAACAGGAGTCCGATAATAAACCCTAAGATTCCTAACATCAAGCAGAGCCATACTACTCACCCCTAAGCCTAGGATTAAACACCTCTTCCATTCCAAGGTTCACGAAGAATAATGCAGTAATAATCAGGGTTATTATCAGTCCTGGGGGAATGAACCACCACCACCAGCCGAACTGGAGGGCGTTGTGCATTATTGCCTTCTGAAGAATGACTCCCAGGGAAACCACGGTTGTCGGCCCTAGGCCTATGAAGTCTAAAGTTGCCGAGGCTAAGATTGCTCCACTAACCTGAAGTATCCCGGCCATGAAGATGTAGGATATCATGTTGGGCATTATCTCCTCGAAGATTATCCTTAGGTCGCTTAGTCCAACTATCTTGCTCAGATTGACGAATTCCCTGTTCTTAAGCGAGAGCGTTTGGGCCCTTACTGACCTAGCGACCCAAGGCCAATTCGTTAGCCCTATTATCAGGGCTTGAACCTCAGGGCTCCTTGCCTCGAGGAAAGCCGCCACAAGTATTAGGAGAACTATTGAAGGAATTACGAGCATTATGTTAACGAACATCATCAACAGCTCATCCACTATTCCGCCCTTGTAACCCGAGACCAGGCCTATGGTTATTCCAAGGGTAGTTCCAATTATTGCAGCCAACACAGCTATCCAGAGGCTAGTTCTGAGGCCATAAACTAGCTCGGCGTAGAGGTCTTTACCCTCCTTGTCGGTTCCAAGGATGTGGAGAACCTCGATTGTCTTTCCGGTGTACATTATGGTTATATTCTCCCTCGTCATTGGAGGTAGGGTCTTTGAGGAATAAGCGGGCAGCTCTATTTTTCCCACTTTCTCATAGTACAGTCCATCACTGGCGAAAGGAGTGAAGAGCGGTCCTATTATAGCGAAGAGGACAAAGAATGATATTAATCCTATCCCGAACTTGAACTTGTTGTTCCTAAATGCTAACCTCAAGATATCTGCCTTTCCCTTCATTTTCAGCCCTCCTCGTAGCTGACCCTAACGCGAGGATCGATAAGGGCGTAGACTATGTCTATGATGAAGTTCGCAACGAGGACGGCTATGATAACCATCAAGAATCCTCCCTGGAGAAGGAAGTAATCCTGGCTAAGCGCGGCGTGCATTAATAAAACTCCGACCCCAGGGTAGTTGAAGACTATTTCAGTTGCTATGGCTCCAGCCACCATCAAACCGAGCTGGAGCGCGAGCCCAGTAACCTGTGGAAGGATTGCATTCCTGTAGGCGTGCTTGGTTAGCAGCTTCTCACTGGCACCGAGGGCTTCTAGGTAGCGGACGTAATCCGCCTCAAGCTCGTAGATTATCATGTTCCTCATTCCTATGGCCCAGCTTCCTATCATGACTATGAAGAGGCTAAGGAACGGGAGTATCCAGTGCTTTAGGAAGTCCACTATGAAGGTTATCGAGAACGATGGAACGAGGTTTTGGCTGTAGGCTCCTTGATAAGGGAAGATGTTCAGCTTAACGCCCAGGAAGTACACCAAAACCATTGCGAACCAGAAATATGGGATGCTTGCTAGGAAGTAGAACACTGGCATTAAGTACTTGTCGTACTTTTTGTTCTTTCCAGCCAACGCACCTAACCAGTTTCCAATTATCCAGCTTAAAACTATAGCAGGGAATAATATCGCAATATCATAGGGGAGGGCATGCTTTATTATATTTGAAACCGAATCCCTATACAATATACTATACCCGAGATCTCCCCTCAGCAGGGATTTCCAAAAGTTTATGAACTGAACGTAAAGGGGCTTATTTAACCCATAAAGATCCTCGTAAAATTTCAATAAGGTTTCCCTTTCCTGAGGGGATAATCCCAATGCGGAGTTTATCATTATTTGAATAGGATCCCCAGGCATAAGCCTGGGCAAGAGCCAATTGAGGGTTACGGCAAAGAGGAACGTCAGGAAATAGATAACTATCTTCCTCTTTAGATACTGCTTAAACCCCATCTCTTACCCTCCCTACAAAATTTAAAAAAGAAGAGAGGAGCTAACGCCTCTTCCTCCTTACCGCGACTAGTGGAATGGCAGCTAGGGCAATTATTAGTGCCGGTCCGCAGATGCCTCCCTTGGTCTGTGTTACGGTCTTCTCTACGGTCTTTTCGATGGTCTGCGTCTTCTCTACCGTTTGGGTCTTTTCTACAGTCTGGGTTTTCTCCACTGTCTGTGTCTTTTCTACCGTTTGCGTCACCGTAGTTGGACCAATCGCCTTGGCAGGCCTAACGCTTAGGAAGGCTAGTGCGGTACCCCAGGTTCCAAATCCAGGCCAGAATATTGGCACACCAGTTGGGTTCTTCTCGTTTGGCCAGTTCGCCCAGTACTGGGTGTTTGCTTCATAGAACAGCGTTCCCATGTACAGAGGAACTGCCGAGACGTCCTTAAGCCATATCTCCGTTAACTCCCTTAAGAGTTCCACCTGCTTCGCTTCATCAGCTGTCTTAGCTAACTCGTCAAGAAGCTCATTGGCCTTTGGATTGTAGTAGTTTCCAAAGTTTGCTCCTCCCTTGTCTGTCTCATTCTTGTAGTACATTAGGTTATGGTAAACGCTGTAGGGATCGGACTCGAAGGTTCCGGCCCAGTGCATTGTTAGATCGAACTCGCCTGCCTGCTGCTTGCTCACCATTGTTCCCCAGTCATACTTCCTAACGTCAACCTTTATTCCAATGACCTTTAGCTGGTTGACTACTATCTCGACCGCCTGCATCCAGTCACTACATGGACCACAGGCGGCAAATGTTAGAACGAGATCCTTGCCATTGTACTCCCTCCATCCATCCCCATCCGTGTCCTTGATTCCGGCCTCGTCAAGTAGCTTAGCCGCATCCTGTGGGTCGCAGTACTTCCATCCATATTCTTTTATTAGCTGGCTAACACCTATTTTCTCTTTCCAGGACTTCATGATGTTTCCGAGCGGGGTTTGATCTGGGAGATCGCTTATTGGTCCCTGCTTGACTATCTGAGCAGGGCATATTGCCTCAGCTATGGCCTTTCTCACGAGAGGATTGTCCAAGGGCTTGTGCTTGGTGTTGAAGTACATTATTACTGGAACTACCGGTGGGAAGTACGGAGGCCTATCAAGCCAGCTGACTATGTTGGGGTTCTTCTTCTTTAATTCGACGATATCTACGTAATAAGTACCAACATCCAAGTCGCCTCTAAGGAACATGTTAGCGGCCTGATCGTTAGATTGAACGTAAAGCTGAACTATGTACTTCGGAGCTGGGAGACCAAAGTACCTAGCTCCCCACCAATCGTCGTTCCTTATGAATATCGCCTTC belongs to Pyrococcus abyssi GE5 and includes:
- the glmD gene encoding glucosamine-6-phosphate deaminase, which encodes MHATLSEIRKAPEGIIKAQEAFESVKDEISLPRRITYTGCGSSNFLSQLLAMATNALGGEGFSLPSSEFLNARNYYFLNHELIVAISRSGETTEVLKVLDVANSKTLGITAYESSLSRNADYSLVVHTPEESVVMTHSFQAFYFAYLQLLRNSYGFDPYDHSDVVELSKEALANEDYVKWMVEDFDFKRVFFLGSGILYPVALEGMLKMKEMALFWSEACQTFEVRHGFKSVIDSETLVVLMVDYEHEWHEKLIKELQGQGAKVLLIGKESLGAKYFIEMPRSDSLLKPIFVLPVVQLLSYYKAVKRGLNPDNPRFLEKVVRW
- a CDS encoding ABC transporter ATP-binding protein produces the protein MLLEVQNLTKIFTSGLIGGYQVRAVDNVTFSIKEGEIVSLVGESGSGKTTIGKLILRLIKPTSGKILFKGEDIWSFDKDKLMNYYYKNVQAVFQDPFASFNPLYKVDRVFDLVFRTFLKNVSDVEKDELVRRALESVGLNPREILGKFPHQLSGGQLQRILIARALLVEPSLLIADEAVSMLDASTRIDVLNLLGEFRDNHGTSVIFITHDLALGYYISDKIIIMYRGSIVEWGDTEKVFDNPLHPYTKMLLESVPDLNVKWEFKGIEPEREEGKVWELKGCKFAPRCSLAKDKCWKIRPEPVEVEKNHWVACHLYGGS
- a CDS encoding ABC transporter ATP-binding protein, with the protein product MALLDVRNLRVYYRTPVGYVRAVDGVSFEVGEGEVFGVAGESGCGKSTLVHSLILRKPPMEYKGGSAIFKGRDLMSLPRDELRKIQYSELSIIPQYAMNALNPTKRIKDIVWDLAREHGYADRREVEELLRERLSMVKLSPRVADMYPVELSGGMRQRATMVVSTLLNPDLLIADEITSALDVTTQRVVIELLHHFMQEGIVKSIIFVTHDLALLRQIADRVMVMYAGKVVEIGPMEEVLENPAHPYTQLLLNSLPRMGVHYKRERLSGIPGYPISLLNPPRGCRFYTRCPFAMEHCPEVEPKLVKVGKEHYAACHLLGGES
- a CDS encoding ABC transporter permease, with protein sequence MKGKADILRLAFRNNKFKFGIGLISFFVLFAIIGPLFTPFASDGLYYEKVGKIELPAYSSKTLPPMTRENITIMYTGKTIEVLHILGTDKEGKDLYAELVYGLRTSLWIAVLAAIIGTTLGITIGLVSGYKGGIVDELLMMFVNIMLVIPSIVLLILVAAFLEARSPEVQALIIGLTNWPWVARSVRAQTLSLKNREFVNLSKIVGLSDLRIIFEEIMPNMISYIFMAGILQVSGAILASATLDFIGLGPTTVVSLGVILQKAIMHNALQFGWWWWFIPPGLIITLIITALFFVNLGMEEVFNPRLRGE
- a CDS encoding ABC transporter permease, whose amino-acid sequence is MGFKQYLKRKIVIYFLTFLFAVTLNWLLPRLMPGDPIQIMINSALGLSPQERETLLKFYEDLYGLNKPLYVQFINFWKSLLRGDLGYSILYRDSVSNIIKHALPYDIAILFPAIVLSWIIGNWLGALAGKNKKYDKYLMPVFYFLASIPYFWFAMVLVYFLGVKLNIFPYQGAYSQNLVPSFSITFIVDFLKHWILPFLSLFIVMIGSWAIGMRNMIIYELEADYVRYLEALGASEKLLTKHAYRNAILPQVTGLALQLGLMVAGAIATEIVFNYPGVGVLLMHAALSQDYFLLQGGFLMVIIAVLVANFIIDIVYALIDPRVRVSYEEG
- a CDS encoding ABC transporter substrate-binding protein; translation: MKKFLATLLIGLFFLSTIGIVSAAEELPREQTLYTANSSPPTNANPVYGSNIIPIAGLVFEPLFQLNFMKTELVPWLAEYGKWVSSNVFEVKLREGTKWQDGKPLTAEDVKFSFEYYEKVGLKNWSEYGLREIKVVDDRTIQFVFEKTPNVWAWRNQLYRVLILPEHVFKNIDPKNVKTMTFLGDEQKYLVGSGPYKLYKVVPQQKAIFIRNDDWWGARYFGLPAPKYIVQLYVQSNDQAANMFLRGDLDVGTYYVDIVELKKKNPNIVSWLDRPPYFPPVVPVIMYFNTKHKPLDNPLVRKAIAEAICPAQIVKQGPISDLPDQTPLGNIMKSWKEKIGVSQLIKEYGWKYCDPQDAAKLLDEAGIKDTDGDGWREYNGKDLVLTFAACGPCSDWMQAVEIVVNQLKVIGIKVDVRKYDWGTMVSKQQAGEFDLTMHWAGTFESDPYSVYHNLMYYKNETDKGGANFGNYYNPKANELLDELAKTADEAKQVELLRELTEIWLKDVSAVPLYMGTLFYEANTQYWANWPNEKNPTGVPIFWPGFGTWGTALAFLSVRPAKAIGPTTVTQTVEKTQTVEKTQTVEKTQTVEKTQTIEKTVEKTVTQTKGGICGPALIIALAAIPLVAVRRKRR